The following are from one region of the Nymphaea colorata isolate Beijing-Zhang1983 chromosome 7, ASM883128v2, whole genome shotgun sequence genome:
- the LOC116256979 gene encoding beta-fructofuranosidase, soluble isoenzyme I-like isoform X2, with translation MAEIQPLNGLGQENPHPYTPLLADRRPTVSSPQRRPIQVLASVLLAVVGLSGLLVICKIQSSRQPLVLEKKDDRPEPLAFWPVSRGKPEGVSEKASLIWPSPSFTWTNAMLAWQRTSYHFQPEKNWMNGPLFYMGWYHLFYQYNPDSAVWGNITWGHAVSKDLIHWLYLDLAMVPDQWYDINGVWTGSATLLPDGRIVMIYTGSTNESVQVQNVAVPANLSDPLLRDWVKYEANPVLLPPRGILYDDFRDPTTAWFAKDGKAWYLTIGSKVNTTGIALVYKTTDFYNYELMEGVLHSVPETGMWECIDFYPVSTTSTVGLDTSSNETDVKYVLKASLDDLKKDFYALGSYDEANQTWTPDDLEMDVGIGMRYDYGKYYASKTFYDQYKGRRILWGWISETDSEETDLEKGWASLQTIPRVVYLDLKTNSNLIQWPVEEVKRLRRTEFSFENITVAAGSVLPLNITPATQLDINIEMEFPYSENITEADVTYNCTTSGGAADRGILGPFGLLIFADDNLVEQTAVFFYVAKASTGDFRTYFCHDDSRSSKATDLVGYTYGNTVPVLSGEKLSIRILVDHSIIESFAQGGRMSITSRVYPTEAIYGAARVFLFNNASVPITTTSLNIWQMDSAHIHPFFS, from the exons ATGGCGGAAATTCAGCCACTGAACGGTCTCGGTCAGGAAAACCCACACCCTTACACTCCTCTACTAGCGGATCGCCGCCCGACAGTCAGCTCTCCTCAACGCAGACCCATCCAGGTCCTTGCCTCTGTGTTACTCGCAGTCGTCGGCCTCTCTGGTCTTCTCGTCATCTGTAAGATCCAATCATCAAGGCAGCCACTGGTCTTGGAGAAGAAGGACGATCGCCCCGAGCCATTGGCATTCTGGCCGGTGTCGAGAGGGAAGCCAGAGGGAGTTTCGGAGAAGGCCTCGCTCATATGGCCGTCTCCGTCCTTTACCTGGACGAACGCCATGCTCGCCTGGCAACGCACCAGCTACCATTTCCAGCCTGAGAAGAACTGGATGAACG GGCCACTGTTTTATATGGGCTGGTACCATCTGTTCTACCAGTACAACCCTGACTCTGCTGTGTGGGGGAACATCACATGGGGCCATGCCGTGTCCAAGGACTTGATCCACTGGCTGTACCTGGACCTAGCCATGGTTCCCGACCAGTGGTATGACATCAATGGAGTCTGGACCGGCTCCGCGACCCTATTGCCGGACGGCCGCATAGTGATGATCTACACCGGCTCGACGAATGAATCAGTTCAGGTCCAGAATGTTGCTGTGCCGGCAAACTTATCGGACCCACTCCTCCGCGACTGGGTCAAGTACGAGGCCAACCCAGTGTTGCTACCCCCTAGAGGCATCCTCTACGATGATTTCCGCGACCCGACCACTGCCTGGTTCGCCAAGGATGGTAAGGCCTGGTACTTGACCATCGGGTCGAAGGTCAATACGACCGGCATTGCATTGGTCTACAAAACTACAGACTTCTACAATTACGAGTTGATGGAGGGGGTGCTGCATTCGGTGCCGGAGACGGGCATGTGGGAGTGCATCGACTTCTACCCAGTCTCGACCACGAGCACGGTGGGGCTCGATACGTCGAGCAATGAGACAGACGTCAAGTACGTGCTGAAGGCTAGCCTGGACGACCTGAAGAAGGACTTCTATGCGCTGGGGTCCTACGACGAGGCAAACCAGACGTGGACGCCGGACGACTTGGAGATGGATGTGGGGATCGGGATGCGCTACGATTACGGCAAATACTACGCCTCAAAGACGTTCTACGACCAGTACAAGGGCAGAAGGATCTTGTGGGGCTGGATTAGTGAGACGGATAGCGAGGAAACCGATCTGGAGAAGGGTTGGGCTTCGTTACAG ACTATACCGAGAGTTGTCTACCTCGACCTGAAGACAAACAGCAATTTGATACAATGGCCGGTGGAAGAGGTGAAAAGACTTAGAAGGACAGAGTTCTCTTTTGAGAACATCACTGTTGCGGCAGGATCTGTCCTACCATTGAACATCACTCCTGCAACTCAG TTGGACATCAACATTGAGATGGAATTTCCTTATTCAGAGAACATTACAGAAGCTGATGTAACCTACAACTGCACCACGAGCGGTGGCGCTGCCGATCGTGGCATTCTTGGTCCATTTGGGCTGCTAATCTTTGCAGATGATAACCTAGTTGAACAAACTGCTGTTTTCTTCTATGTCGCCAAAGCTTCCACTGGTGACTTCAGGACTTACTTCTGCCATGATGACTCCAG GTCGTCAAAAGCAACGGATCTTGTTGGGTATACATATGGAAATACTGTGCCTGTACTCTCTGGGGAGAAATTATCGATTCGGATACTG GTTGATCACTCAATAATTGAAAGCTTTGCCCAAGGTGGTAGAATGTCCATAACATCTAGAGTGTACCCAACAGAGGCCATCTATGGGGCAGCTCGTGTCTTCCTCTTCAACAATGCATCTGTTCCTATCACCACTACCAGTCTCAACATTTGGCAGATGGACTCAGCACATATTCATCCATTTTTTTCGTAG
- the LOC116256979 gene encoding beta-fructofuranosidase, soluble isoenzyme I-like isoform X1: MAEIQPLNGLGQENPHPYTPLLADRRPTVSSPQRRPIQVLASVLLAVVGLSGLLVICKIQSSRQPLVLEKKDDRPEPLAFWPVSRGKPEGVSEKASLIWPSPSFTWTNAMLAWQRTSYHFQPEKNWMNDPNGPLFYMGWYHLFYQYNPDSAVWGNITWGHAVSKDLIHWLYLDLAMVPDQWYDINGVWTGSATLLPDGRIVMIYTGSTNESVQVQNVAVPANLSDPLLRDWVKYEANPVLLPPRGILYDDFRDPTTAWFAKDGKAWYLTIGSKVNTTGIALVYKTTDFYNYELMEGVLHSVPETGMWECIDFYPVSTTSTVGLDTSSNETDVKYVLKASLDDLKKDFYALGSYDEANQTWTPDDLEMDVGIGMRYDYGKYYASKTFYDQYKGRRILWGWISETDSEETDLEKGWASLQTIPRVVYLDLKTNSNLIQWPVEEVKRLRRTEFSFENITVAAGSVLPLNITPATQLDINIEMEFPYSENITEADVTYNCTTSGGAADRGILGPFGLLIFADDNLVEQTAVFFYVAKASTGDFRTYFCHDDSRSSKATDLVGYTYGNTVPVLSGEKLSIRILVDHSIIESFAQGGRMSITSRVYPTEAIYGAARVFLFNNASVPITTTSLNIWQMDSAHIHPFFS, encoded by the exons ATGGCGGAAATTCAGCCACTGAACGGTCTCGGTCAGGAAAACCCACACCCTTACACTCCTCTACTAGCGGATCGCCGCCCGACAGTCAGCTCTCCTCAACGCAGACCCATCCAGGTCCTTGCCTCTGTGTTACTCGCAGTCGTCGGCCTCTCTGGTCTTCTCGTCATCTGTAAGATCCAATCATCAAGGCAGCCACTGGTCTTGGAGAAGAAGGACGATCGCCCCGAGCCATTGGCATTCTGGCCGGTGTCGAGAGGGAAGCCAGAGGGAGTTTCGGAGAAGGCCTCGCTCATATGGCCGTCTCCGTCCTTTACCTGGACGAACGCCATGCTCGCCTGGCAACGCACCAGCTACCATTTCCAGCCTGAGAAGAACTGGATGAACG ATCCCAATG GGCCACTGTTTTATATGGGCTGGTACCATCTGTTCTACCAGTACAACCCTGACTCTGCTGTGTGGGGGAACATCACATGGGGCCATGCCGTGTCCAAGGACTTGATCCACTGGCTGTACCTGGACCTAGCCATGGTTCCCGACCAGTGGTATGACATCAATGGAGTCTGGACCGGCTCCGCGACCCTATTGCCGGACGGCCGCATAGTGATGATCTACACCGGCTCGACGAATGAATCAGTTCAGGTCCAGAATGTTGCTGTGCCGGCAAACTTATCGGACCCACTCCTCCGCGACTGGGTCAAGTACGAGGCCAACCCAGTGTTGCTACCCCCTAGAGGCATCCTCTACGATGATTTCCGCGACCCGACCACTGCCTGGTTCGCCAAGGATGGTAAGGCCTGGTACTTGACCATCGGGTCGAAGGTCAATACGACCGGCATTGCATTGGTCTACAAAACTACAGACTTCTACAATTACGAGTTGATGGAGGGGGTGCTGCATTCGGTGCCGGAGACGGGCATGTGGGAGTGCATCGACTTCTACCCAGTCTCGACCACGAGCACGGTGGGGCTCGATACGTCGAGCAATGAGACAGACGTCAAGTACGTGCTGAAGGCTAGCCTGGACGACCTGAAGAAGGACTTCTATGCGCTGGGGTCCTACGACGAGGCAAACCAGACGTGGACGCCGGACGACTTGGAGATGGATGTGGGGATCGGGATGCGCTACGATTACGGCAAATACTACGCCTCAAAGACGTTCTACGACCAGTACAAGGGCAGAAGGATCTTGTGGGGCTGGATTAGTGAGACGGATAGCGAGGAAACCGATCTGGAGAAGGGTTGGGCTTCGTTACAG ACTATACCGAGAGTTGTCTACCTCGACCTGAAGACAAACAGCAATTTGATACAATGGCCGGTGGAAGAGGTGAAAAGACTTAGAAGGACAGAGTTCTCTTTTGAGAACATCACTGTTGCGGCAGGATCTGTCCTACCATTGAACATCACTCCTGCAACTCAG TTGGACATCAACATTGAGATGGAATTTCCTTATTCAGAGAACATTACAGAAGCTGATGTAACCTACAACTGCACCACGAGCGGTGGCGCTGCCGATCGTGGCATTCTTGGTCCATTTGGGCTGCTAATCTTTGCAGATGATAACCTAGTTGAACAAACTGCTGTTTTCTTCTATGTCGCCAAAGCTTCCACTGGTGACTTCAGGACTTACTTCTGCCATGATGACTCCAG GTCGTCAAAAGCAACGGATCTTGTTGGGTATACATATGGAAATACTGTGCCTGTACTCTCTGGGGAGAAATTATCGATTCGGATACTG GTTGATCACTCAATAATTGAAAGCTTTGCCCAAGGTGGTAGAATGTCCATAACATCTAGAGTGTACCCAACAGAGGCCATCTATGGGGCAGCTCGTGTCTTCCTCTTCAACAATGCATCTGTTCCTATCACCACTACCAGTCTCAACATTTGGCAGATGGACTCAGCACATATTCATCCATTTTTTTCGTAG